Proteins co-encoded in one Candidatus Thiodictyon syntrophicum genomic window:
- the xerC gene encoding tyrosine recombinase XerC — protein sequence MSEPEGSPIEPFLAHLAHERRLAEPTLCAYRADLERLTAWLTAAGGTPDAITRLDQQQIRRYVAWRHRTGVCGRTLQRELSSLRSLYRWLLREGRAQNNPAVGIRAPKTARKLPATLDADQLCSLLDRPVDDLLAIRDTAMIELFYSSGLRLAELVSVNLGDIDMADAMLSVTGKGAKTRRVPVGAQARAAVQHWLRVRANLAAGDEPALFVSSRGSRIHPRTVRTRVAQWAQEQGATRNVHPHLLRHSFASHLLESSGDLRAVQELLGHADISTTQIYTHLDFQHLAQVYDQAHPRAKRKP from the coding sequence ATGAGCGAGCCGGAAGGGAGCCCCATCGAGCCCTTCCTCGCCCACCTGGCCCACGAGCGGCGCCTGGCCGAGCCGACGCTCTGCGCCTATCGGGCGGACCTGGAGCGGCTCACCGCCTGGCTGACCGCGGCCGGCGGGACACCGGACGCCATCACCCGCCTGGACCAGCAGCAGATCCGCCGCTATGTCGCCTGGCGGCACCGCACCGGGGTCTGCGGGCGCACCCTGCAACGCGAACTGTCGAGCCTGCGCAGCCTCTATCGCTGGCTGCTGCGCGAGGGGCGCGCCCAGAACAACCCCGCGGTGGGCATCCGCGCCCCCAAGACGGCGCGCAAACTCCCCGCCACCCTGGACGCCGATCAGTTGTGCAGCCTGCTCGACCGCCCGGTGGATGACCTGCTCGCCATCCGCGATACCGCCATGATCGAACTGTTCTACTCGTCCGGGCTGCGCCTGGCCGAACTGGTCAGCGTCAACTTAGGCGACATCGACATGGCCGACGCCATGCTCAGCGTCACCGGCAAGGGCGCCAAGACCAGGCGGGTCCCGGTCGGCGCCCAGGCGCGCGCGGCCGTGCAGCACTGGCTGCGGGTACGCGCCAATCTGGCCGCGGGCGACGAACCCGCGCTCTTCGTCAGCAGCCGCGGCAGCCGCATCCACCCCCGCACGGTCCGCACCCGGGTCGCCCAGTGGGCACAGGAACAGGGCGCCACCCGCAATGTGCACCCGCACCTGCTGCGCCACTCGTTCGCCAGCCACCTGCTGGAGTCGTCCGGGGACCTGCGCGCCGTCCAGGAACTGCTCGGGCACGCCGACATCAGCACCACCCAGATTTACACCCACCTTGATTTTCAGCACTTGGCCCAGGTCTATGACCAAGCGCATCCCAGGGCCAAGCGTAAGCCATGA
- a CDS encoding helicase-related protein, whose amino-acid sequence MASTDKPESFQQRSWEPRYRSTTSDLLHDFYIPVLRLSRRYDRVAGYFRSTSLAAASQGFSALVEHQGRVRLVAGADLDPKDAQIILDHQDLGHLAKTLLAALTEPQSGPESVANGLGLLAGMLKAGCLEIRVALRRHRKTGMAIPYESREDGYVHEKWAVVHDAEGNRLLAEGSLNESRTALLINAENIGVHCDWWGTREAARADSYAADFEAIWANRDPGLYVVDLPQAVRERLIEIGSAVAEPKEIDGSSAHPPQVPRPTALEWLQFAILREAPRMPNGRFVGMVTAPVEPWPHQAIVARRLIASYPYSFLLCDEVGLGKTIEAGLALRSLILSGLARRVLIAPPASLARQWQSELATKFFLRFGRALSGPQVRHAYLYPPFASMEEQIPAKSVFAPALVIVSTGLVRRKERQRELAAQTWDIALVDEAHYARRSNSTAGTVVQPQYGDLYRAVSQTLRPQTRALWLATATPMQLDPIEVYDLFRLTRRVGPFQDDPSLTQAYYEIQGRIQRGEKVSDEDLGFLRRVLASIGRHDPELATFIRQTVLSPSNRTQYDNWLTRGIQPTGASLKQLLRAIFASAPLSRVMMRHNRALLRVYQEQGRLTANLAHRHILPMRRIQYTPQEQAAYEALQSYSQELSQQVAAANDQQARVSTGFYLSFLQRRFASSLHAIGETLRRRRERVKGTLEHLLDAPGAATTTAGPDLSQFDDDLEQEEGDAEVIEQLLKNRSEADLRWELEKLSGMLAGSLYDAAPASSKTQALLGYVEQRRDSARPGRVRQTVIFTQFWDTLEDLVRRLRQAEARLLVGTYSGRGGQYTDPATGRLIGTERDEIKQRFLRGQIDILVCTDAAAEGLNLQTADFLVNFDLPWNPAKVEQRIGRIDRIGQLHAHIHVQNLCYLGSVEEIVYGRLLDRLGSMIAVVGDQQVPMLPVTEEDFRRLAAGEVTEGQLEAEARQRIAFSQRRIRETELTGQEVYEIYQRLEQAHAAVRLPATLDGLWGVLTGSAYLKALGCACAVNLTGNGREPLLLRGLAGVLDGTALTTDRRLYEEGIESLGPALRFATYGEPVFDAILAQSARWEQPGCVRRIAVRPQGLDLECVAFVVAIQEGEGWAPRLIADLDSLAGIDLDDSATLSEADAESFVTRLQEMADAEFRLTAHVADLEADNQRSGRAQAALALGTAYGLITGRQKFGNADDNFWKELDACRRLVAERTAQGGGLTVQRVPSVYDQVATAFVPFEVKRKISDESFWVDTAPAPLLNAALDAAARVAAGIKRKKADLTTDFALTRIAAEMKRAIV is encoded by the coding sequence ATGGCGAGCACCGACAAGCCCGAGTCGTTCCAGCAGCGCAGCTGGGAGCCCCGCTATCGCAGCACCACCAGCGACCTGCTCCATGACTTCTATATCCCGGTCCTGCGCCTGAGTCGGCGCTACGACCGGGTGGCGGGGTACTTCCGTTCGACCTCACTCGCCGCGGCCTCCCAGGGATTCTCGGCATTGGTCGAACACCAGGGGCGCGTGCGGTTGGTGGCAGGCGCGGACCTGGACCCGAAGGACGCCCAGATCATTCTCGACCACCAGGACCTCGGGCATCTCGCCAAGACGCTGCTGGCCGCCCTTACGGAGCCCCAGTCCGGGCCGGAGTCGGTCGCGAACGGCCTGGGTCTGCTGGCCGGGATGCTCAAGGCCGGCTGCCTGGAGATCCGCGTGGCCTTGCGCCGCCATCGCAAGACCGGGATGGCCATCCCCTACGAGTCACGCGAGGATGGCTATGTCCACGAGAAATGGGCCGTCGTCCATGACGCCGAGGGCAACCGGCTGCTCGCCGAGGGGTCCCTGAACGAGTCGCGCACCGCCCTGCTGATCAACGCCGAGAACATCGGGGTGCACTGCGACTGGTGGGGCACCCGCGAGGCGGCCAGGGCCGACAGCTACGCGGCCGATTTCGAGGCCATCTGGGCCAACCGGGACCCGGGGCTCTATGTGGTGGACCTGCCCCAGGCGGTGCGCGAGCGACTGATCGAGATCGGCAGCGCCGTCGCTGAGCCGAAAGAGATCGATGGGTCCAGCGCGCACCCGCCGCAGGTCCCGCGGCCGACGGCGCTGGAGTGGCTCCAGTTTGCGATCCTGCGCGAGGCCCCGCGGATGCCCAACGGCCGCTTCGTCGGCATGGTCACGGCCCCGGTGGAGCCCTGGCCCCACCAGGCCATCGTGGCGCGCCGGTTGATCGCCTCCTACCCCTACAGCTTCCTGCTGTGCGACGAGGTCGGCCTGGGCAAGACCATCGAGGCGGGCCTGGCCCTGCGCTCGCTGATCCTGTCCGGACTGGCGCGGCGGGTGTTGATCGCGCCGCCCGCGAGCCTGGCCCGACAGTGGCAGAGCGAGTTGGCGACCAAGTTTTTCCTGCGTTTCGGGCGGGCGCTCTCCGGCCCCCAGGTTCGGCACGCCTATCTGTATCCGCCATTTGCATCAATGGAGGAACAGATTCCGGCCAAATCGGTCTTTGCGCCGGCCTTGGTCATCGTCTCCACCGGGCTGGTCCGGCGCAAGGAGCGCCAGCGGGAGTTGGCGGCGCAGACCTGGGACATCGCCCTGGTCGACGAGGCCCATTACGCGCGCCGCAGCAACTCCACCGCGGGAACCGTCGTGCAACCCCAATACGGCGACCTTTACCGGGCGGTCAGCCAGACCTTGCGTCCGCAGACGCGTGCCCTGTGGCTCGCCACGGCGACACCCATGCAACTCGACCCGATCGAGGTCTATGACCTGTTTCGCCTGACGCGGCGGGTCGGGCCCTTCCAGGATGATCCGTCCCTGACCCAGGCGTATTACGAGATCCAGGGCCGTATCCAGCGGGGCGAGAAGGTTTCGGACGAGGATCTGGGTTTTCTGCGCCGGGTGCTAGCCTCGATTGGGCGGCATGACCCTGAGTTGGCAACCTTTATCCGCCAGACGGTGCTCAGTCCCTCGAACCGGACCCAGTATGACAACTGGCTGACGCGGGGCATCCAGCCGACGGGGGCAAGTCTCAAGCAACTGTTGCGTGCCATCTTTGCCTCGGCGCCCCTCTCACGGGTGATGATGCGCCACAACCGCGCCCTGCTGCGGGTCTACCAGGAGCAGGGCCGGCTCACAGCCAACCTGGCGCACCGGCACATCCTGCCAATGCGGCGCATCCAATACACGCCGCAGGAGCAGGCGGCTTACGAGGCCCTGCAATCCTATTCCCAGGAGTTGTCCCAGCAAGTCGCCGCCGCCAACGATCAACAGGCGCGGGTCTCCACCGGCTTCTATCTGAGCTTTCTGCAGCGGCGCTTCGCCTCCAGTCTGCACGCCATCGGCGAGACCCTGCGGCGGCGCCGCGAACGGGTCAAGGGGACCCTGGAACATCTGCTGGACGCGCCGGGGGCCGCCACGACCACCGCTGGCCCCGACCTGTCCCAGTTCGATGATGATCTGGAACAGGAAGAGGGCGACGCGGAGGTCATCGAGCAGTTGCTCAAGAACCGCAGCGAGGCGGATCTCCGTTGGGAGTTGGAAAAGCTCAGCGGGATGCTGGCGGGCAGCCTGTACGACGCCGCGCCGGCCTCGTCCAAGACCCAAGCCCTGCTGGGCTATGTGGAACAGCGAAGGGACTCCGCGCGGCCCGGCCGGGTCCGGCAGACGGTCATCTTTACCCAGTTCTGGGATACCCTGGAAGACCTCGTCCGGCGATTGCGGCAGGCCGAGGCCAGGCTGTTGGTGGGGACCTACTCGGGCCGCGGTGGCCAATACACCGATCCCGCGACCGGCCGGCTGATCGGCACCGAGCGCGACGAGATCAAGCAGCGCTTCCTGCGCGGTCAGATCGACATCCTGGTCTGCACCGATGCGGCGGCCGAGGGCCTCAACCTCCAGACGGCCGATTTTCTGGTCAATTTCGACCTGCCATGGAACCCGGCCAAGGTCGAGCAGCGGATCGGCCGGATCGATCGCATCGGCCAACTGCACGCGCACATCCACGTCCAGAACCTGTGCTATCTGGGCTCGGTCGAAGAGATCGTCTACGGTCGGTTGCTCGATCGGCTGGGCAGTATGATCGCCGTGGTCGGCGATCAACAGGTGCCGATGTTGCCGGTCACCGAGGAGGATTTCCGCCGGCTGGCGGCGGGCGAGGTGACTGAGGGGCAGTTGGAGGCCGAGGCCCGCCAACGGATTGCCTTCAGTCAGCGGCGCATCCGCGAGACCGAGCTGACCGGGCAGGAGGTCTATGAGATCTATCAGCGCTTGGAGCAGGCGCACGCGGCCGTGCGGCTGCCGGCCACCTTGGATGGACTCTGGGGCGTCCTGACCGGTTCCGCTTATCTGAAGGCCCTGGGGTGTGCCTGTGCCGTCAACCTGACGGGCAACGGGCGCGAGCCGCTGTTGCTCCGCGGCCTTGCCGGCGTGCTGGACGGTACCGCACTGACCACGGACCGGCGGCTGTACGAGGAGGGCATCGAGTCGCTTGGCCCTGCATTGCGGTTCGCCACCTACGGGGAACCGGTCTTTGACGCGATCCTGGCGCAGAGCGCGCGATGGGAGCAGCCCGGTTGCGTGCGCCGCATTGCCGTCAGGCCGCAGGGGCTGGACCTGGAGTGCGTGGCCTTTGTTGTCGCGATACAGGAAGGCGAAGGCTGGGCGCCGCGGCTGATTGCCGACCTGGATAGCCTGGCCGGGATCGATCTCGACGACTCTGCAACGCTTTCCGAGGCCGATGCAGAATCCTTTGTGACCCGACTTCAGGAGATGGCGGACGCGGAATTTCGGCTCACCGCCCACGTCGCCGACCTGGAGGCGGACAACCAGCGATCCGGCCGCGCCCAAGCGGCGTTGGCGCTCGGAACTGCCTATGGGCTCATCACCGGGCGTCAGAAGTTCGGCAACGCCGATGACAACTTCTGGAAGGAACTCGACGCCTGCCGACGGCTGGTGGCGGAGCGCACCGCGCAGGGTGGGGGCCTCACCGTCCAGCGGGTGCCGAGCGTCTACGACCAGGTGGCCACGGCCTTCGTGCCGTTCGAGGTCAAACGCAAGATCAGCGACGAGAGCTTCTGGGTCGATACGGCCCCGGCGCCGTTGCTGAACGCGGCCCTGGATGCCGCGGCCCGGGTTGCCGCCGGGATCAAGCGCAAAAAGGCCGATCTGACCACGGACTTTGCGTTGACCCGGATTGCGGCTGAGATGAAACGGGCCATTGTGTGA
- a CDS encoding AAA family ATPase yields MHIRQIHIKNIKSIRELTWDIPADKAKGWHVVLGDNGAGKSTLLKSIAVALLGPRESYGLRQPWDAWLRDGCDAGEIELRIAWNPDFDGFAGKGTTPAADTVLPLGLKLARADDDTKAPSFEPLKSKPDPNRHVWGSERGWFAASYGPFRRFTGGVGRVEQSTSGTLLRLNRHLSLYGEGIALTEGLEWLVGLRAEGLFQDDAHVLLDPLKRFINQDGFLPSGVRLKDITPKQVVFSDASGVSIPVQELSDGYRSILSMTFELIRQLSFAFGPGQIFDWNDPEKVWAGGVVLIDEVDAHLHPTWQKRIGFWLCEHFPNIQFIVSTHSPLICQAAEHGSILLLPRSGTNEEARLLDGNEFKRVVYGNVLDAYGTDAFGAEAANTRSPTAQGMRDRLAQLNNKELIKGLDAAERKQQVELRAALPTVAARVD; encoded by the coding sequence ATGCATATCCGCCAGATTCACATAAAGAACATCAAGTCTATTCGTGAGCTGACCTGGGACATACCGGCGGACAAGGCCAAGGGCTGGCATGTGGTACTTGGCGATAATGGGGCAGGCAAGTCGACGCTATTGAAGTCGATCGCTGTCGCGTTGCTGGGGCCGCGCGAATCCTACGGGTTAAGGCAGCCCTGGGATGCCTGGTTGCGTGATGGCTGCGACGCAGGCGAGATCGAGCTACGAATCGCCTGGAATCCAGATTTCGACGGCTTTGCTGGGAAGGGAACAACGCCGGCCGCGGATACCGTTCTGCCTTTGGGCTTGAAACTGGCGCGAGCAGACGACGACACGAAGGCCCCTTCATTTGAGCCGCTGAAAAGCAAACCTGACCCAAACAGACACGTTTGGGGCAGCGAACGAGGCTGGTTCGCGGCTTCATACGGCCCGTTTCGGCGTTTTACCGGGGGCGTGGGGCGCGTGGAGCAATCCACATCGGGGACCCTGCTTCGACTAAATCGACACTTGTCGCTTTATGGCGAAGGCATCGCACTGACGGAGGGGTTGGAGTGGCTGGTCGGGTTACGCGCTGAGGGGCTTTTTCAGGACGATGCTCACGTTCTACTGGATCCGTTAAAACGATTCATCAACCAGGATGGCTTCTTGCCGTCGGGCGTACGACTAAAAGACATCACGCCGAAGCAGGTGGTTTTTTCAGACGCATCGGGGGTGTCGATTCCCGTGCAGGAGCTTAGCGATGGGTACCGCTCGATCCTGAGCATGACCTTTGAGCTGATTCGACAACTCTCCTTCGCGTTTGGACCGGGGCAGATCTTTGATTGGAATGACCCTGAAAAAGTGTGGGCCGGTGGTGTCGTACTCATCGACGAGGTCGACGCCCATCTGCATCCGACCTGGCAGAAGCGCATCGGATTCTGGCTCTGCGAACACTTCCCCAATATCCAGTTCATCGTCTCCACCCACAGCCCACTGATCTGCCAGGCGGCGGAGCACGGTTCGATCCTGCTGCTGCCCCGCTCCGGAACCAATGAGGAGGCCCGATTACTGGATGGCAATGAATTCAAGCGCGTGGTCTACGGCAACGTGCTGGACGCCTACGGCACCGATGCCTTCGGCGCGGAGGCAGCGAATACCCGGTCGCCGACCGCGCAGGGAATGCGCGACCGCCTGGCCCAGTTGAACAACAAGGAACTGATCAAGGGCCTAGATGCGGCGGAGCGCAAGCAACAGGTGGAACTCCGTGCTGCCCTGCCGACCGTCGCCGCGCGGGTCGATTGA
- a CDS encoding DUF1156 domain-containing protein, translated as MEDTTDTRLIEAGFPCHQVGAETQREQSVGLQPPVNRLHVWWARRPLTASRAAILSSLLPAGTDPETFIRRLGIERVQALVHGEPWTLTGKLLERIESRAGPEVLPVDDPVLRALAEEQVRRQANLRIIERLQEAQPDLRSDPVMVRWEAECKPLPELRPLIDRLLPIQRATADPAWANERIAFENGHKIRTPEDKYLYPRAYTHLPNYAATGLTVLDPTSGGGSIPFEALRLGHRVIANELNPVATAILYATLDYPARYGKTLYDDIEHWGQIMLADMRDQIADLFPPSPIAEPHLSRLQRLFADSPEEGGPFLTEFLDAFLYNRQVTCSHCGGEAPLLNTCWLSKDASDAWGVRVIPERGKVGFQTYQVKHGRGPNGEDPNAATVNRGTGQCVHCKQAIDGEEIKRQARAVAKHPTAMTDCPDGWQNRLYAVVAVRLEPKLDSHGQPLRYTSGARKGEIKTTKARYFRPPNQRDLDALEEAQRRLQAKWNSWDDQGLIPTEEIPPGHRRDQRDGLLRYGITHWLDMFSPRQLLGHLTLIETLNQLKPEILAELGPERGRAVVTYLQFAIDKGLDYNSRQTRWEFTRGVVKGTFGRHDFSLKWTFGEMIFSGPNSGAAWGLSQVLDAYKGMAELLAPVLEGTDGKPPVTILNGTGAHIPQVPDESVDLVCMDPPYYNNVQYAELSDYFYVWQRRTLRDLYPGVYNRRLTDKKAEAVANPHRDGGPDGAKATYERMMGEIFRECRRTLKDDGLFTLMFNHKSQDAWETLTRSLIDAGWIITACFPVESEGENSTHQKDLAAAASSIFLSCRKRPAQGTETAIWDSAFGQTGIRRQIEAAVRQGLTDFAPLRLNPVDEMVASYGKALQVLSAHWPVQDGDDLVSPVKAMNEASRVVSQGRVSQITKGKVRVEDLDSETAMALTIFGIWELSEVAYDDILNLSRSLGIALDAKPGGYRVQDREIGINQATGTRGRDKGTDGYQAPLVRTGSKLRLALPEERHGARLTDPQTDWDRLQGLIAVYREGDIPVARAYLQEHAAERAGRILDLLEVWAAEARSPDLKRQARTALFGLRGAAG; from the coding sequence ATGGAAGACACCACAGACACCCGACTGATCGAGGCCGGATTTCCCTGCCACCAGGTTGGGGCTGAGACGCAGCGGGAGCAGAGCGTCGGGCTCCAGCCGCCGGTCAATCGGTTGCATGTCTGGTGGGCGCGCCGGCCGCTGACGGCGAGCCGCGCCGCCATCCTGTCCTCCCTGCTGCCGGCCGGGACCGACCCCGAGACCTTCATCCGCCGGCTCGGCATTGAGCGCGTTCAGGCGCTGGTCCATGGCGAGCCCTGGACCCTGACAGGCAAGCTATTGGAACGGATCGAATCGAGGGCGGGACCTGAGGTCTTGCCGGTCGATGATCCCGTCTTGCGGGCATTGGCGGAGGAACAGGTGCGCCGTCAGGCGAACCTCAGGATTATCGAGCGATTGCAGGAGGCGCAGCCTGACCTGCGGTCTGATCCCGTAATGGTGCGATGGGAGGCCGAGTGCAAACCGTTGCCCGAGCTTCGTCCGCTGATCGACCGCCTACTCCCCATCCAAAGGGCGACGGCCGACCCCGCATGGGCGAATGAACGGATCGCGTTCGAGAACGGGCACAAGATTCGCACCCCTGAGGACAAGTATCTCTATCCTCGCGCCTACACCCATCTACCCAACTATGCGGCGACCGGTCTCACTGTCCTCGATCCGACGTCAGGCGGTGGGTCGATCCCGTTCGAGGCGCTCCGTCTTGGGCATCGGGTCATTGCCAACGAGTTGAATCCGGTCGCTACTGCGATCCTTTATGCAACGCTCGACTATCCCGCGCGTTATGGAAAGACCCTTTACGACGACATCGAACATTGGGGTCAAATCATGCTCGCGGACATGCGCGATCAGATCGCCGACCTGTTTCCCCCATCGCCGATTGCTGAACCGCATTTATCGCGTTTACAGCGTCTGTTCGCCGACTCACCAGAGGAAGGTGGACCTTTTCTTACAGAGTTCCTCGACGCGTTTCTATACAACCGCCAAGTCACCTGTTCCCACTGCGGCGGCGAGGCGCCGCTGCTCAACACCTGTTGGCTGTCAAAGGATGCCAGCGACGCGTGGGGAGTTCGAGTCATCCCGGAGCGCGGTAAGGTCGGCTTTCAGACCTATCAGGTAAAACACGGCCGTGGCCCCAACGGCGAGGACCCGAACGCCGCAACCGTCAATCGGGGCACTGGCCAATGCGTTCACTGTAAGCAGGCCATCGACGGCGAAGAAATCAAGCGCCAGGCGCGTGCCGTCGCCAAGCACCCGACCGCGATGACGGACTGCCCGGACGGCTGGCAAAACCGACTCTATGCCGTGGTGGCCGTGCGCCTGGAACCCAAACTCGACAGCCACGGTCAACCGCTGCGCTATACCAGCGGCGCCCGCAAGGGCGAGATTAAGACCACCAAGGCTCGCTATTTCCGCCCGCCGAATCAACGCGACCTCGACGCGTTGGAAGAGGCCCAGCGTCGTTTACAGGCCAAGTGGAATAGCTGGGACGATCAGGGTCTGATCCCGACCGAGGAGATCCCGCCCGGACATCGCCGCGACCAACGCGATGGACTGTTGCGCTACGGAATCACCCACTGGCTCGATATGTTCAGCCCGAGGCAACTGCTGGGCCACCTAACCCTGATCGAGACCCTGAACCAGCTCAAACCGGAGATTCTCGCTGAGTTAGGACCTGAACGCGGCCGGGCGGTCGTGACCTATCTGCAATTCGCCATCGACAAGGGGCTCGACTACAACAGCCGTCAGACCCGCTGGGAGTTTACTCGCGGCGTGGTCAAAGGTACCTTCGGCCGCCATGATTTTTCGCTGAAATGGACCTTCGGCGAGATGATATTTTCCGGCCCTAACTCGGGCGCCGCCTGGGGTCTATCTCAGGTTCTCGATGCCTACAAAGGCATGGCTGAATTGCTGGCACCCGTGCTGGAGGGGACGGACGGTAAGCCGCCGGTCACCATCCTCAATGGCACCGGGGCACACATCCCGCAGGTTCCCGATGAATCGGTGGACCTGGTCTGCATGGACCCGCCGTATTACAACAACGTGCAATACGCCGAGCTGTCCGATTACTTCTATGTCTGGCAACGGCGCACCCTGCGCGACCTCTATCCCGGCGTCTACAACCGGCGCCTGACCGACAAGAAGGCCGAGGCGGTGGCCAATCCCCATCGTGACGGGGGACCGGACGGGGCCAAGGCGACCTATGAGCGGATGATGGGCGAGATCTTCCGCGAGTGCCGGCGCACCCTCAAGGACGACGGCCTCTTCACCCTGATGTTCAACCACAAGTCACAGGACGCCTGGGAGACCCTCACCCGCTCGCTGATCGATGCCGGCTGGATCATCACCGCCTGCTTCCCGGTCGAGTCCGAGGGCGAGAACTCCACCCACCAAAAGGACCTGGCCGCCGCCGCCAGTTCCATCTTTCTGTCCTGCCGCAAGCGCCCGGCCCAGGGCACCGAGACCGCCATCTGGGACAGCGCCTTCGGCCAGACCGGCATCCGCCGCCAGATCGAGGCGGCCGTCCGCCAGGGCCTCACCGACTTCGCGCCGCTGCGCCTCAACCCGGTGGACGAGATGGTCGCGAGCTACGGCAAAGCGCTCCAGGTCCTCTCCGCCCACTGGCCGGTGCAGGACGGCGATGACCTGGTGAGCCCCGTCAAGGCGATGAACGAGGCCAGCCGCGTGGTCTCTCAGGGCCGGGTCAGTCAGATCACCAAGGGCAAGGTCCGGGTGGAAGACCTGGACAGCGAGACCGCCATGGCCCTGACGATCTTCGGCATCTGGGAACTGTCCGAGGTCGCCTATGACGACATCCTGAACCTCTCCCGCTCCTTGGGCATTGCCCTGGACGCCAAGCCCGGGGGCTACCGGGTCCAGGATCGGGAGATCGGCATCAACCAGGCCACCGGTACCCGTGGCCGGGACAAGGGTACCGACGGCTACCAGGCCCCCCTGGTCCGCACCGGCTCCAAACTCCGTCTGGCCCTGCCGGAGGAGCGCCACGGCGCCCGCCTGACCGACCCCCAGACCGACTGGGACCGCCTCCAGGGCCTGATCGCCGTCTACCGTGAGGGCGATATCCCGGTCGCCCGCGCCTATCTCCAGGAGCACGCCGCCGAACGCGCCGGGCGTATCCTCGACCTCCTGGAGGTCTGGGCCGCCGAGGCGCGCTCCCCGGACCTCAAGCGCCAGGCGCGTACCGCGCTCTTCGGGCTGCGCGGGGCGGCCGGGTAG
- a CDS encoding DUF7680 family protein — MAKKKEPFDLAKHLAERLAKQSAKAPFLLRITQWQGAPVPVLVVKERQYRDPDEGAPGPDGQRRRARPVLIERGNLCGEPLHRCLPLLRRIVEGVTDPAGVPLELARYLTAEGMRIRGNLPLDEEAGAKLALIFRLQDRIKDLDRVELIAYRVRQFTREEAAYWLSRTTSFGPIANRWALSGLRTMLGGHTDDKGVAEMLERLRLAA; from the coding sequence ATGGCCAAGAAAAAAGAACCCTTCGACCTCGCCAAACACCTCGCGGAGCGGCTTGCCAAACAGAGCGCCAAGGCGCCCTTCCTCCTGCGCATCACGCAGTGGCAGGGTGCCCCGGTTCCCGTGCTGGTGGTCAAAGAGCGCCAGTACCGCGACCCGGACGAGGGCGCCCCGGGGCCGGACGGCCAGCGCCGCCGCGCCCGCCCCGTCCTGATCGAGCGCGGCAACCTCTGCGGCGAACCGCTGCACCGCTGCCTGCCGCTGCTGCGCCGCATCGTCGAGGGCGTCACCGATCCGGCCGGGGTCCCCCTGGAGCTTGCCCGCTACCTCACCGCCGAGGGGATGCGTATCCGCGGCAACCTGCCCCTGGACGAGGAGGCCGGCGCCAAGCTCGCCCTGATCTTCCGTTTGCAGGATCGCATCAAAGACTTGGATCGAGTGGAGCTGATCGCTTATCGTGTCCGCCAGTTCACCCGTGAAGAGGCCGCCTACTGGCTGTCGCGGACCACCAGTTTCGGCCCGATCGCCAACCGCTGGGCGCTCTCCGGGTTGCGGACCATGCTGGGCGGACATACGGACGACAAGGGCGTTGCCGAAATGTTGGAGCGGCTGCGGTTGGCGGCATGA